The following are encoded together in the Nocardioides thalensis genome:
- the rplU gene encoding 50S ribosomal protein L21: MYAIVRAGAKQQKVAVGDVIEIDKVSTAVGDTLTLPVVMTVDGDKVTTTGLDKAGVTVEVLGATKGPKIVIQKYKNKTGYKKRQGHRQKYTQVKVTDITL, translated from the coding sequence GTGTACGCGATCGTGCGCGCAGGCGCGAAGCAGCAGAAGGTCGCTGTCGGCGACGTCATCGAGATCGACAAGGTCTCCACGGCGGTCGGCGACACCTTGACCCTGCCCGTGGTCATGACCGTCGACGGCGACAAGGTCACCACGACCGGTCTGGACAAGGCGGGCGTGACGGTCGAGGTCCTCGGCGCGACCAAGGGCCCGAAGATCGTCATCCAGAAGTACAAGAACAAGACCGGTTACAAGAAGCGCCAGGGTCACCGCCAGAAGTACACCCAGGTCAAGGTCACCGACATCACGCTCTGA
- the rpmA gene encoding 50S ribosomal protein L27 — protein sequence MAHKKGAASTKNGRDSNAQRLGVKRYGGQVVNAGEIIVRQRGTHFHPGSGVGRGGDDTLFALIPGAVEFGKKRGRKVVNIVPGDVN from the coding sequence ATGGCACACAAGAAGGGTGCAGCTAGCACCAAGAACGGCCGCGACTCCAACGCCCAGCGGCTCGGCGTCAAGCGGTACGGCGGCCAGGTCGTCAACGCCGGCGAGATCATCGTCCGCCAGCGTGGCACCCACTTCCACCCGGGTTCCGGCGTCGGCCGTGGCGGCGACGACACCCTGTTCGCGCTGATCCCCGGTGCGGTCGAGTTCGGCAAGAAGCGCGGCCGCAAGGTCGTCAACATCGTCCCGGGCGACGTCAACTGA
- the obgE gene encoding GTPase ObgE has product MAVPTFVDRVQLHVAAGSGGNGVASVHREKFKPLGGPDGGNGGPGGSVILRVDPDVTTLVDYHHSPKRKAESGGHGAGDHKNGAHGADLVLPVPSGTVVSVPGGEVLADLVGPGAELVVAQGGRGGLGNAALASKSRKAPGFALLGEPGEELEIVLELKVVADIGLVGFPSAGKSSLIASISRARPKIADYPFTTLVPNLGMVTAGDVTFTVADVPGLIEGAAEGRGLGHDFLRHIERCAAIVHVLDTATLEPGRNPVDDLDTIENELHRYGGLDDRPRLVALNKVDVPDGREIGAMVVDELRERGLRVFEISAASGEGTRELTFAMAEIVKAARAEKETEVEERIVLRPKAVGGPEFTVTKTGAGWRVRGTKPERWVRQTDFSNDEAVGFLADRLNRLGVETRLLELGAEEGDAVLIGDPDDSVVFDFKPGIDAGAENLARRGEDFRFQEDRPAAQRRRQIQEALPERSETETRADVARRIDRPDEYGPQSYEIGSEDDPDVVSDEDAWLENDPEAAADTEDGANDGAEDRG; this is encoded by the coding sequence ATGGCTGTTCCCACGTTCGTCGACCGCGTCCAGCTGCACGTCGCAGCGGGCAGCGGAGGCAACGGCGTCGCGTCGGTGCACCGGGAGAAGTTCAAGCCGCTCGGCGGCCCCGACGGCGGCAACGGTGGTCCCGGCGGATCGGTGATCCTTCGGGTCGATCCCGACGTCACCACGCTCGTCGACTACCACCACAGCCCCAAGCGCAAGGCGGAGTCCGGCGGCCACGGCGCCGGCGACCACAAGAACGGCGCCCACGGCGCCGACCTCGTGCTGCCCGTCCCGTCCGGGACCGTGGTCAGCGTGCCCGGTGGCGAGGTCCTCGCCGACCTGGTCGGGCCCGGAGCGGAGCTGGTCGTCGCGCAGGGCGGGCGCGGGGGCCTCGGCAACGCGGCGCTGGCGTCGAAGAGCCGCAAGGCTCCCGGCTTCGCGCTGCTCGGCGAGCCCGGCGAGGAGCTCGAGATCGTGCTCGAGCTCAAGGTCGTCGCCGACATCGGCCTGGTCGGCTTCCCGAGCGCCGGCAAGTCGAGCCTGATCGCGTCGATCTCGCGGGCCCGGCCCAAGATCGCCGACTACCCGTTCACGACGCTCGTGCCCAACCTCGGCATGGTCACCGCCGGCGACGTCACGTTCACCGTCGCCGACGTACCCGGCCTCATCGAGGGCGCGGCCGAGGGTCGCGGCCTCGGCCACGACTTCCTGCGGCACATCGAGCGGTGCGCGGCGATCGTGCACGTGCTCGACACCGCGACCCTCGAGCCGGGGCGCAACCCGGTCGACGACCTCGACACGATCGAGAACGAGCTGCACCGCTACGGCGGCCTCGACGACCGGCCGCGGCTGGTGGCCCTCAACAAGGTCGACGTGCCCGACGGGCGTGAGATCGGTGCGATGGTCGTCGACGAGCTGCGCGAGCGCGGCCTGCGGGTCTTCGAGATCTCCGCCGCGTCCGGCGAGGGCACCCGCGAGCTGACGTTCGCGATGGCGGAGATCGTGAAGGCCGCCCGCGCCGAGAAGGAGACCGAGGTCGAGGAGCGGATCGTGCTCCGGCCCAAGGCCGTCGGCGGCCCGGAGTTCACCGTGACCAAGACCGGCGCCGGCTGGCGGGTGCGTGGCACCAAGCCCGAGCGCTGGGTGCGGCAGACCGACTTCAGCAACGACGAGGCCGTCGGCTTCCTCGCCGACCGCCTCAACCGGCTCGGTGTCGAGACCCGCCTGCTCGAGCTCGGGGCTGAGGAGGGTGACGCGGTGCTCATCGGCGACCCCGACGACTCCGTGGTGTTCGACTTCAAGCCCGGCATCGACGCCGGTGCCGAGAACCTGGCCCGTCGTGGTGAGGACTTCCGCTTCCAGGAGGACCGGCCCGCTGCCCAGCGGCGTCGGCAGATCCAGGAGGCGCTGCCCGAGCGGAGCGAGACCGAGACCCGCGCCGACGTGGCACGCCGGATCGACCGGCCCGACGAGTACGGTCCGCAGTCGTACGAGATCGGCTCCGAGGACGACCCGGACGTCGTGTCCGACGAGGACGCGTGGCTCGAGAACGACCCGGAGGCGGCAGCGGACACGGAGGACGGCGCGAACGACGGCGCGGAGGACCGGGGGTGA
- the proB gene encoding glutamate 5-kinase produces the protein MTSRDVVTGARRVVVKVGSSSLTTAAGGIDPARVSALVDVLAETRERGAEVVLVSSGAIAAGLAPLGLKRRPRGLAAQQAAASVGQGLLVHRYTEELARHGLVAGQVLLTLDDVTRRSHYRNAHQTVTKLLELGVLPIVNENDTVATTEIRFGDNDRLAALVAHLVHADLLLLLSDVDGLYDGPPSRAGARLVSDVRGEADLAGISIGSAGSAGVGTGGMVTKIEAASIATESGIPVVLTSAANAATALAGEAVGTLFHATGKRRPTRLLWLRHATESKGAVTLDAGAVRAVVDRRASLLAAGITGVKGEFTAGDPIDLLAPDGVAVGRGLVNFDAGELPALLGRSSKELKKELGAAYEREVIHRDDLVLL, from the coding sequence GTGACCAGCCGGGACGTCGTGACCGGCGCGCGCCGGGTCGTCGTCAAGGTCGGGTCGTCCTCGCTGACGACCGCCGCAGGCGGCATCGATCCCGCCCGCGTGAGCGCACTCGTCGACGTGCTCGCGGAGACCCGGGAGCGCGGCGCCGAGGTCGTGCTCGTCTCCTCCGGAGCGATCGCGGCCGGCCTGGCGCCGCTCGGGCTGAAGCGGCGGCCGCGCGGCCTCGCCGCCCAGCAGGCGGCGGCGTCGGTGGGCCAGGGCCTGCTCGTGCACCGCTACACCGAGGAGCTCGCGCGACACGGGCTGGTCGCGGGCCAGGTCCTCCTGACGCTCGACGACGTCACCCGCCGCTCGCACTACCGCAACGCCCACCAGACGGTGACCAAGCTGCTCGAGCTCGGCGTGCTGCCGATCGTCAACGAGAACGACACCGTCGCCACCACCGAGATCCGCTTCGGCGACAACGACAGGCTCGCCGCGCTGGTGGCCCACCTGGTGCACGCCGACCTGCTGCTCCTGCTGTCCGACGTCGACGGCCTGTACGACGGACCGCCCTCCCGTGCCGGCGCGAGGCTCGTCAGCGACGTGCGCGGCGAGGCGGACCTCGCCGGCATCTCCATCGGCTCCGCGGGATCGGCCGGCGTCGGCACCGGCGGCATGGTCACCAAGATCGAGGCCGCGTCGATCGCCACCGAGTCCGGCATCCCGGTCGTGCTGACGTCCGCCGCCAACGCGGCGACCGCGCTCGCCGGCGAGGCCGTCGGGACGCTCTTCCACGCCACCGGCAAGCGTCGGCCGACCCGGCTGCTGTGGCTGCGTCACGCGACGGAGTCCAAGGGAGCCGTCACGCTCGACGCGGGCGCCGTACGCGCCGTCGTGGACCGGCGCGCCTCGCTGCTCGCCGCCGGGATCACCGGCGTGAAGGGCGAGTTCACCGCCGGCGACCCGATCGACCTGCTCGCGCCCGACGGTGTCGCGGTGGGCCGGGGCCTGGTGAACTTCGACGCCGGCGAGCTGCCGGCGCTGCTCGGCCGCTCGTCGAAGGAGCTCAAGAAGGAGCTCGGCGCGGCCTACGAGCGCGAGGTCATCCACCGGGACGACCTCGTCCTGCTGTGA
- a CDS encoding DUF6801 domain-containing protein gives MTRLRILVLALLATVFVAAGGPPAHGVDYDHETSYSCTSAYGGGTAAGVVSVGLPKRVQAGERLRARPIEVTIVVPSDLVDTLRENDVDSIEGTSDDATYRLKKRGTKAIVKPINDLVVPETAVPAEGDMTLIGTGTASGHTFRRAGLYSVLVPKAFTADGTAHGVPIVGDLDFTMSCALASGAPAKIASLRVVR, from the coding sequence ATGACGCGCCTGCGGATCCTTGTCCTCGCCCTGCTCGCCACGGTCTTCGTGGCAGCAGGCGGCCCTCCGGCCCACGGAGTCGACTACGACCACGAGACCTCCTACTCATGCACGTCGGCCTACGGCGGCGGCACTGCCGCGGGTGTCGTCTCGGTGGGCCTGCCGAAGCGAGTGCAGGCCGGGGAGCGACTTCGCGCGCGCCCGATCGAGGTCACGATCGTCGTCCCGTCGGACCTCGTCGACACCCTGCGCGAGAACGACGTCGACTCGATCGAGGGCACCAGCGATGACGCGACCTATCGCCTGAAGAAGCGCGGTACGAAGGCGATCGTCAAGCCGATCAACGATCTGGTCGTACCCGAGACGGCGGTCCCCGCCGAAGGCGATATGACGCTCATCGGCACGGGGACCGCTTCCGGCCACACGTTCAGGCGAGCCGGTCTCTACAGCGTGCTCGTCCCGAAGGCGTTCACCGCCGACGGGACCGCCCACGGTGTTCCGATCGTCGGGGACCTCGACTTCACGATGTCGTGCGCTCTGGCGTCCGGCGCGCCCGCCAAGATCGCCTCGCTCCGCGTCGTCCGCTGA
- a CDS encoding endonuclease/exonuclease/phosphatase family protein — protein MPAVALTVARLIGSSDENLAIAQAFAPWGVPLYVAALAILGALLGRRATVGPRRRPVAAACLVLVTGLALHLWWLAPSLVGSAPPAADGAPRLTVMSTNILLGQADTEDVLGEVVDRDVDLLFVQEITAEALARLEEGGIGDLLPHRAGEPKPGATGTMVFSRTPITDVAPIATGTDSWVLSTAGLRTIAVHPAYPLHDEWGAEQELLREVIEAEDPDLVVGDFNSGHDHAPFRAILDTGLRDAAELVGAGWQPTWPVGGFRGIPIPTSVAIDHVLVGERLTALSTETTEIDGADHLALVAEVAERD, from the coding sequence TTGCCCGCGGTCGCTCTGACCGTCGCCCGCCTGATCGGGAGCAGCGACGAGAACTTGGCGATCGCCCAGGCGTTCGCGCCGTGGGGCGTCCCGCTGTACGTCGCGGCGCTCGCGATCCTCGGGGCCCTGCTGGGACGGCGTGCGACGGTCGGGCCGCGCCGGAGGCCGGTGGCTGCGGCTTGCCTCGTGCTGGTGACGGGCCTCGCGCTGCACCTGTGGTGGCTCGCGCCCTCGCTGGTCGGCTCGGCCCCGCCGGCCGCCGACGGCGCCCCGCGGCTCACGGTGATGTCCACCAACATCCTGCTGGGTCAGGCCGACACCGAGGACGTGCTCGGCGAGGTGGTGGACCGCGACGTCGACCTGCTCTTCGTCCAGGAGATCACCGCCGAGGCGCTGGCGCGGCTGGAGGAAGGCGGGATCGGCGACCTGCTGCCGCATCGCGCCGGCGAGCCGAAGCCCGGCGCGACCGGCACCATGGTCTTCTCGCGGACGCCGATCACCGACGTCGCTCCGATCGCCACCGGCACGGACTCGTGGGTGCTCAGCACCGCCGGCCTCCGCACGATCGCTGTGCACCCGGCGTACCCGCTGCACGACGAGTGGGGTGCGGAGCAGGAGCTGCTCCGGGAGGTGATCGAGGCCGAGGACCCCGACCTGGTGGTGGGTGACTTCAACTCGGGCCACGACCACGCGCCGTTCCGGGCGATCCTCGACACCGGGCTGCGCGACGCCGCGGAGCTGGTCGGCGCCGGGTGGCAGCCCACCTGGCCGGTGGGAGGGTTCCGCGGCATCCCGATCCCCACGAGCGTCGCGATCGACCACGTCCTCGTGGGGGAGCGGCTGACCGCGCTCAGCACCGAGACGACCGAGATCGACGGCGCGGACCACCTGGCCCTGGTCGCTGAGGTCGCCGAGCGCGACTGA
- a CDS encoding beta-glucosidase family protein: MTASTGTVAPRWRDPAVPLPERVAALVADMTLEEKLAQLVGVWVGIEEGEDVAPAQHDFAEPLPPWDELTRPGLGQLTRVFGTAPVEPVAGARALARTQAALVAGSRLGIPAIAHEESLTGFTAWQATIFPTPLAWGAAFDPELVGEIAHDIGLLMRSVGIHQALSPVLDVSRDSRWGRTEETIGEDPYLVGTIAAAYTRGLEAAGIVATLKHFAGYSLSRAGRNHAPVSIGPRELADVVLPPFEMGLREGGARSVMQSYSDIDGVPPAADPALLTGLLREQWGFDGVVVSDYFGISFLETMHAVAGSPGEAAVLALRAGVDVELPTLRCYAEPLAEQVRARPELEALVDRAVERVLRQKGELGLLDEGWDPTPEVLRDREPGDDVDVDFDPPAQQVRARQLAERSVVLLHNPDGALPLRAPSSVAVVGPCADEVRALMGCYAFPNHVLLHHPGVPLGLEFPTLLAALRDELPGSTLTVEPGCPVSEADESGIAAAVAAAKTAERCIAVVGDVAGLFGRGTSGEGCDAETLALPGSQQALLDALLDAGVRPVVVVLSGRPYSLGRAADEAAAVVQAFFAGQGGAAAVAGVLSGRVNPSGRLPVQVPRGPGGQPASYLSPILAGPTEISSVDPSPRWPFGHGLSYTSFEYDDLRVDDQPAAGVREVPTDGAVRVACTVRNTGDRSGAEVVQLYLHDPVASVARPVRQLLGYARVELAAAAAARVAFDVHLDRTSFTGPDLRRIVEPGRLELQLASSSREVRLTALLDVVGEIREVGHDRVLTTPVTVEPL; encoded by the coding sequence ATGACCGCCTCGACCGGCACCGTCGCGCCGCGCTGGCGCGACCCCGCCGTACCGCTCCCGGAGCGGGTGGCCGCCCTCGTCGCCGACATGACGCTGGAGGAGAAGCTCGCGCAGCTGGTGGGGGTCTGGGTCGGCATCGAGGAGGGCGAGGACGTCGCCCCCGCCCAGCACGACTTCGCCGAGCCGTTGCCGCCGTGGGACGAGCTGACCCGGCCGGGCCTCGGCCAGCTCACGCGGGTCTTCGGTACGGCGCCGGTGGAGCCGGTCGCGGGCGCCCGCGCGCTGGCGCGCACCCAGGCCGCACTCGTCGCCGGCTCCCGGCTCGGGATCCCCGCCATCGCGCACGAGGAGTCGCTCACCGGGTTCACCGCCTGGCAGGCGACCATCTTCCCGACCCCGCTGGCGTGGGGGGCCGCCTTCGACCCCGAGCTCGTCGGCGAGATCGCCCACGACATCGGTCTCCTCATGCGGTCGGTGGGGATCCACCAGGCGCTCTCCCCCGTCCTCGACGTCAGCCGCGACTCCCGGTGGGGCCGCACCGAGGAGACGATCGGCGAGGACCCCTACCTGGTCGGCACCATCGCCGCCGCCTACACGCGTGGCCTGGAGGCGGCCGGGATCGTAGCGACGCTCAAGCACTTCGCCGGCTACTCGCTCTCCCGCGCCGGCCGCAACCACGCGCCGGTGTCCATCGGCCCCCGCGAGCTCGCCGACGTAGTGCTGCCGCCGTTCGAGATGGGGCTGCGCGAGGGCGGTGCCCGGTCGGTCATGCAGTCCTACTCCGACATCGACGGCGTCCCGCCCGCCGCCGACCCCGCGCTGCTGACCGGGCTGCTGCGGGAGCAGTGGGGCTTCGACGGGGTCGTCGTGTCCGACTACTTCGGCATCTCGTTCCTGGAGACCATGCATGCCGTCGCCGGCAGCCCCGGCGAGGCCGCCGTGCTCGCTCTCCGGGCGGGCGTCGACGTCGAGCTGCCGACCCTGCGCTGCTACGCCGAGCCGCTCGCCGAGCAGGTGCGCGCCCGACCCGAGCTGGAGGCGCTGGTCGACCGTGCTGTCGAGCGGGTGCTCCGCCAGAAGGGCGAGCTCGGCCTGCTCGACGAGGGCTGGGACCCGACCCCCGAGGTGCTGCGGGACAGGGAGCCGGGCGACGACGTCGACGTCGACTTCGACCCACCCGCCCAGCAGGTACGCGCGCGGCAGCTGGCCGAGCGCTCGGTCGTGCTGCTGCACAACCCCGACGGCGCGCTGCCGCTGCGTGCGCCGTCGTCGGTGGCGGTGGTCGGGCCGTGCGCCGACGAGGTGCGGGCGCTCATGGGCTGCTACGCGTTCCCCAACCACGTGCTCCTCCACCACCCGGGCGTGCCGCTCGGCCTGGAGTTCCCGACCCTGCTCGCCGCCCTCCGCGACGAGCTGCCGGGCTCCACGCTGACGGTCGAGCCGGGGTGCCCGGTGTCGGAGGCCGACGAGTCCGGCATCGCTGCGGCGGTCGCTGCTGCGAAGACTGCCGAGCGCTGCATCGCGGTCGTCGGCGACGTCGCCGGCCTCTTCGGCCGCGGCACGTCGGGCGAGGGCTGCGACGCCGAGACCCTCGCCCTCCCGGGCAGCCAGCAGGCGCTGCTCGACGCGCTCCTCGACGCCGGCGTCCGCCCGGTCGTGGTCGTCCTCTCGGGCCGGCCCTACAGCCTCGGTCGCGCGGCCGACGAGGCCGCCGCCGTGGTGCAGGCGTTCTTCGCGGGCCAGGGCGGCGCGGCCGCCGTGGCAGGCGTGCTCAGCGGCCGGGTGAACCCCTCGGGCAGGCTGCCGGTGCAGGTGCCGCGCGGCCCGGGAGGCCAGCCGGCGTCGTACCTCTCCCCGATCCTGGCGGGCCCCACCGAGATCAGCTCGGTCGACCCGTCTCCCCGCTGGCCGTTCGGGCACGGACTGTCGTACACGTCCTTCGAGTACGACGACCTGCGCGTCGACGACCAGCCGGCCGCCGGCGTACGCGAGGTGCCGACCGACGGCGCGGTGCGCGTCGCATGCACCGTGCGCAACACCGGCGACCGGTCGGGCGCGGAGGTCGTCCAGCTCTACCTGCACGACCCGGTGGCCTCCGTGGCGCGCCCGGTGCGGCAGCTGCTCGGCTACGCAAGGGTCGAGCTCGCCGCCGCGGCTGCGGCCCGGGTGGCGTTCGACGTCCACCTCGACCGCACCTCGTTCACAGGCCCCGACCTGCGGCGCATCGTCGAGCCCGGCCGGCTCGAGCTCCAGCTGGCGTCGTCGAGCCGCGAGGTGCGGCTGACCGCCCTTCTCGACGTCGTCGGCGAGATCCGCGAGGTCGGCCACGACCGGGTACTGACCACGCCGGTCACGGTGGAGCCGCTGTAG
- a CDS encoding LacI family DNA-binding transcriptional regulator: MASRAESPATLARIAAEAGVSLPTVSKVVNGRSDVSPATRKRVQELLDRYEYLPVRQRSRRHDALTADLVFTHLDSPWAVEIMRGVMESGLDVVVSTMKDPGGTPWSDRVARAGRGGAILVTSHLTAHDRKILARAHLPLVQIDPVDLPSPDMPSVGATNWAGGLSATRHLISLGHRRIGMVGGPEDFLCSRARIDGYRAALDGAEIPHDPTLVRHGDFHHEGGYQQALELLEREDRPTAIFAGSDEQAMGAIEAARTLGLSVPGDVSIVGFDDLPVARWASPPLTTVRQPLSDMGREAGRMLAQLIREESLDNHRVELATSLVVRSSTAAPRA; the protein is encoded by the coding sequence ATGGCCTCTCGCGCCGAGAGCCCCGCCACGCTGGCCCGTATCGCGGCCGAGGCGGGAGTGTCCCTGCCGACCGTCTCGAAGGTCGTCAACGGGCGGTCCGACGTCTCGCCGGCCACCCGCAAGCGGGTCCAGGAGCTGCTCGACCGCTACGAGTACCTGCCGGTCCGGCAGCGCAGCCGCCGCCACGACGCGCTCACCGCCGACCTGGTCTTCACCCACCTCGACAGCCCGTGGGCGGTCGAGATCATGCGCGGCGTGATGGAGTCCGGCCTCGACGTCGTGGTGTCCACGATGAAGGACCCGGGCGGTACGCCGTGGTCGGACCGCGTGGCGCGCGCCGGGCGCGGCGGGGCGATCCTGGTGACCAGCCACCTGACCGCCCACGACCGCAAGATCCTCGCCCGCGCCCACCTCCCCCTCGTGCAGATCGACCCGGTCGACCTGCCGTCCCCCGACATGCCCAGCGTCGGCGCCACCAACTGGGCCGGTGGGCTCTCGGCCACCCGGCACCTGATCTCGCTCGGCCACCGCCGGATCGGCATGGTCGGCGGGCCCGAGGACTTCCTGTGCAGCCGGGCCCGCATCGACGGCTACCGCGCGGCGCTCGACGGTGCCGAGATCCCGCACGACCCGACGCTGGTGCGGCACGGCGACTTCCACCACGAGGGCGGCTACCAACAGGCGCTCGAGCTCCTCGAGCGGGAGGATCGCCCCACCGCGATCTTCGCCGGGAGCGACGAGCAGGCGATGGGTGCGATCGAGGCCGCCCGCACGCTCGGGCTCTCCGTGCCCGGCGACGTCAGCATCGTCGGGTTCGACGACCTGCCGGTTGCGCGCTGGGCGTCGCCCCCGCTCACCACCGTCCGCCAGCCGCTGTCCGACATGGGCCGCGAGGCGGGCCGGATGCTGGCCCAGCTGATCCGGGAGGAGTCGCTCGACAACCATCGCGTCGAGCTCGCCACCAGCCTCGTCGTCCGCTCGTCGACCGCGGCGCCCCGCGCATGA
- a CDS encoding ABC transporter substrate-binding protein → MRNTRTRLTAAAIGVGLLTSLAACGDDGGAGDASSIRIWALEDGVVNEVQTASIERFNEGSDVEAELQVYANDPYKERLRTALGSDSAPDIFFNWGGGNLKQYVDAGSVRDLTAVFEENPEFKEKFIPSVLEVGNIDGKYYGVPARGTQPVVLYYNKAVFEDAGVEPPQTWDDLMALVETFQDEGVTPIALAGSQAWTELMWIEYILDRQAGPEVFQAIRDGEEGAWEQPEVLEALTMLEELIDAGGFGDEFASVGYDEGGASSILASGDAAMHLMGTWEYTNQLGESPEFVEAGDLGYVPFPAIEGGAGDPSNLVGNPANLYSVTEASGNPEAAEDYLVEQMASDEWVDELIEIGDVPVVVGIEDKLAETDNADHATWLYDLVLNSASFQLSWDQDLPADEATLMLEQLTALFLGDQTPEGFVDTMAGS, encoded by the coding sequence ATGCGAAACACACGAACCCGGCTGACGGCGGCGGCCATCGGCGTCGGCCTGCTCACCTCCCTCGCGGCGTGCGGTGACGACGGCGGCGCCGGTGACGCGAGCAGCATCCGCATCTGGGCGCTCGAGGACGGCGTCGTCAACGAGGTCCAGACCGCGTCGATCGAGCGCTTCAACGAGGGCTCCGACGTCGAGGCCGAGCTCCAGGTCTACGCCAACGACCCCTACAAGGAGCGGCTGCGCACGGCCCTCGGGTCCGACAGCGCGCCGGACATCTTCTTCAACTGGGGCGGCGGCAACCTGAAGCAGTACGTCGACGCGGGCAGCGTCCGCGACCTGACCGCGGTGTTCGAGGAGAACCCGGAGTTCAAGGAGAAGTTCATCCCGAGCGTGCTCGAGGTGGGCAACATCGACGGCAAGTACTACGGCGTCCCCGCTCGGGGCACGCAGCCCGTCGTCCTCTACTACAACAAGGCCGTCTTCGAGGACGCCGGCGTCGAGCCGCCGCAGACCTGGGACGACCTGATGGCGCTCGTGGAGACGTTCCAGGACGAAGGCGTGACCCCGATCGCGCTGGCCGGCTCGCAGGCGTGGACCGAGCTGATGTGGATCGAGTACATCCTCGACCGGCAGGCCGGTCCCGAGGTGTTCCAGGCGATCCGCGACGGCGAGGAGGGCGCGTGGGAGCAGCCGGAGGTGCTCGAGGCGCTCACGATGCTGGAGGAGCTGATCGACGCGGGCGGGTTCGGCGACGAGTTCGCCTCGGTCGGCTATGACGAGGGCGGCGCCTCCTCGATCCTCGCCAGCGGCGACGCCGCGATGCACCTGATGGGCACCTGGGAGTACACCAACCAGCTCGGCGAGAGCCCGGAGTTCGTCGAGGCCGGCGACCTCGGCTACGTACCGTTCCCGGCGATCGAGGGCGGCGCGGGCGACCCGAGCAACCTGGTCGGCAACCCGGCGAACCTCTACTCGGTCACCGAGGCGTCGGGCAACCCCGAGGCGGCGGAGGACTACCTCGTCGAGCAGATGGCGTCCGACGAGTGGGTCGACGAGCTCATCGAGATCGGTGACGTGCCGGTGGTCGTCGGCATCGAGGACAAGCTGGCCGAGACCGACAACGCCGACCACGCCACGTGGCTCTACGACCTGGTGCTCAACTCGGCGAGCTTCCAGCTCTCCTGGGACCAGGACCTGCCGGCGGACGAGGCCACGCTCATGCTCGAGCAGCTCACCGCTCTGTTCCTCGGCGACCAGACGCCCGAGGGCTTCGTCGACACGATGGCGGGCAGTTGA
- a CDS encoding ABC transporter permease subunit, translating to MKTSRSREVRPSGWYAAPLVMFFALFAVLPLGLVFYLSFTNYDPLFEPQWTGADNWERLREDTNAWDALWRTFLIGGICWAVQTPIALLIGVWSAGPQKNRAVLSSLFFLPLLMSTAAIALLWRRSFDVHAGWTATLPVIGDLDFLGNPDIVLYTVVFAVSWQYIPFHTLLYQSAARTIPGVLYEAATLDGAGRIQQFFRITLPQLRYTVITSTVLMIVGSLTTFDTVLLLTDGGPGQASRILPLHMYITGFRGFEAGYASTIAVVLVLLGALLSLAMVKVTGFRSMESQQEGL from the coding sequence GTGAAGACGAGCAGGTCCCGGGAGGTCCGCCCCTCGGGGTGGTACGCCGCACCGCTGGTGATGTTCTTCGCGCTCTTCGCCGTACTGCCGCTGGGGTTGGTGTTCTACCTGAGCTTCACCAACTACGACCCGTTGTTCGAGCCGCAGTGGACCGGGGCGGACAACTGGGAGCGCCTCAGGGAGGACACCAACGCCTGGGACGCGCTGTGGCGGACGTTCCTCATCGGCGGCATCTGCTGGGCGGTCCAGACCCCGATCGCGCTCCTCATCGGGGTCTGGTCCGCCGGCCCGCAGAAGAACCGGGCGGTGCTCAGCTCGCTGTTCTTCCTGCCGCTCCTGATGTCGACGGCCGCGATCGCCCTCCTCTGGAGGCGCTCGTTCGACGTCCACGCCGGCTGGACCGCCACGCTGCCCGTCATCGGCGACCTCGACTTCCTCGGCAACCCCGACATCGTGCTCTACACGGTGGTGTTCGCGGTCTCCTGGCAGTACATCCCGTTCCACACGCTGCTCTACCAGAGCGCCGCCCGCACCATCCCGGGCGTGCTCTACGAAGCGGCGACCCTCGACGGGGCGGGGAGGATCCAGCAGTTCTTCCGGATCACCCTCCCGCAGCTGCGCTACACGGTCATCACCTCGACGGTGCTGATGATCGTCGGCTCGCTGACGACGTTCGACACCGTGCTGCTGCTGACCGACGGGGGACCGGGCCAGGCCTCCCGGATCCTGCCGCTGCACATGTACATCACCGGCTTCCGCGGCTTCGAGGCCGGCTACGCGAGCACCATCGCCGTGGTCCTGGTCCTGCTCGGCGCGCTGCTCTCGCTCGCGATGGTCAAGGTGACCGGGTTCCGGTCCATGGAGAGCCAGCAGGAGGGACTCTGA